Proteins encoded within one genomic window of Bradyrhizobium sp. CB1717:
- a CDS encoding carboxyl transferase domain-containing protein: MNWKPELDELARREAFARKMGGVDKVKRQHDQGRLTVRERIDKLIDKGSFHEIGAVSGIGEYDTSGDLKKLTPANCVFGRARVDGRTVVVVGDDFTVRGGSADASISAKPLMAEEMAHDFRLPIVRIIEGSGGGGSVKTIETKGAANLPGGIGGTRWYRFTTENLSRVPVVALGLGSVAGLGAARLAASHYSIMTRKSAMFVAGPPVVKALGQDLSKEELGGAEIQTRAGAVDHAVDTEEEAFACARRFLSYLPSSVYELPPTLPCADSPERGDDALMNAVPRNRKQVYKMRPIIESVVDKGSFFEVARNFGKPIIVGLARLEGRAVLVLASDSFHYGGSWTADACQKVVRWVDFAETFHLPVVYLMDCPGFMIGLDAEKAATIRHGVRAMAAVNQTTVPWCTVILRNAFGVAGVVHQPADRFSIRYAWPSAYWGSLPLEGGIEAAYRADIDAAEDKGAKLKEIEERLNKLRSPFRSAEKFWVEEIIDPRKTRSLLCEFARLAEPLRKAGPPENFSIRP, translated from the coding sequence ATGAACTGGAAGCCGGAACTCGACGAGCTCGCCCGGCGCGAAGCCTTCGCGCGGAAGATGGGCGGCGTTGACAAGGTCAAGCGACAGCATGACCAGGGCCGGCTGACTGTTCGGGAGCGTATCGACAAGCTGATCGACAAGGGCAGCTTTCACGAGATCGGTGCCGTGTCCGGCATCGGTGAGTACGATACAAGCGGCGATCTGAAGAAATTGACGCCGGCGAACTGCGTGTTCGGTCGCGCGCGCGTCGACGGCCGCACCGTCGTCGTGGTCGGTGACGATTTCACCGTGCGCGGCGGCTCGGCGGATGCGTCGATCTCGGCAAAGCCGCTGATGGCGGAGGAGATGGCGCACGACTTCCGCCTGCCCATCGTCCGCATCATCGAAGGCTCCGGCGGCGGCGGCTCGGTCAAGACCATCGAGACCAAGGGCGCGGCCAATTTGCCTGGAGGTATCGGCGGCACGCGCTGGTACCGCTTCACGACGGAGAATTTGTCGCGCGTGCCCGTGGTCGCGCTCGGCCTCGGCTCGGTTGCGGGCTTAGGCGCTGCGCGGCTTGCCGCCAGCCACTATTCCATCATGACGCGGAAGTCCGCGATGTTCGTCGCGGGCCCGCCGGTGGTGAAGGCGCTCGGGCAGGATCTCTCGAAGGAGGAACTCGGCGGCGCCGAGATCCAGACCCGCGCCGGCGCGGTCGATCATGCCGTCGACACCGAAGAAGAGGCCTTTGCCTGCGCGCGGCGCTTCCTCTCATACCTGCCGTCGTCGGTTTACGAACTGCCGCCGACCTTGCCCTGCGCGGACAGTCCCGAGCGCGGCGACGATGCGCTGATGAATGCGGTGCCGCGCAACCGCAAGCAGGTCTACAAGATGCGGCCCATCATCGAGTCCGTCGTGGACAAGGGCTCGTTCTTCGAGGTCGCCAGGAACTTCGGCAAGCCGATCATTGTCGGTCTCGCGCGGCTCGAGGGCCGGGCGGTGCTGGTGCTGGCCAGCGACAGCTTTCATTATGGCGGCTCCTGGACGGCGGACGCCTGCCAGAAGGTGGTGCGCTGGGTCGACTTCGCCGAGACCTTCCATCTGCCGGTCGTCTATCTCATGGACTGCCCCGGCTTCATGATCGGCCTCGATGCCGAGAAGGCCGCCACCATCCGTCACGGCGTCCGCGCCATGGCCGCGGTCAACCAGACCACGGTGCCCTGGTGCACCGTGATCCTGCGCAATGCCTTCGGCGTCGCCGGTGTCGTGCATCAGCCGGCCGACCGCTTCTCGATCCGCTACGCCTGGCCGTCGGCCTATTGGGGCTCGCTGCCGCTCGAGGGCGGCATTGAAGCGGCCTACCGCGCCGACATCGATGCCGCCGAGGACAAGGGCGCAAAACTGAAGGAGATCGAGGAGCGGCTGAACAAGCTGCGCTCGCCGTTCCGCTCGGCCGAGAAATTCTGGGTCGAGGAGATCATCGATCCCCGGAAGACGCGCTCGCTGCTGTGCGAATTCGCACGTCTCGCCGAGCCGCTGCGCAAGGCCGGCCCGCCGGAGAATTTTTCGATCAGGCCGTAA